The following are encoded in a window of Castanea sativa cultivar Marrone di Chiusa Pesio chromosome 5, ASM4071231v1 genomic DNA:
- the LOC142635280 gene encoding uncharacterized protein LOC142635280, translated as MYSWKAKHVARFLENNIICQFEVPQEIIFDNSSHFEGKVWRIMEEYNIEHYQSSPYQPQANGAVEATNKNAKNILTKMVVTYKDSAEKLPLALWGYKTSIRVLTRATPYSLVYGSEVVLPIEVEIQSLRVLVETKVLEEDWAKARYE; from the coding sequence ATGTATTCATGGAAGGCTAAGCATGTGGCTCGATTCTTAGAAAACAACATCATATGTCAGTTTGAAGTGCCTCAAGAGATCATCTTCGATAACAGTTCCCACTTTGAGGGTAAAGTTTGGAGAATCATGGAAGAATATAACATTGAGCATTACCAGTCTTCACCATATCAACCACAAGCTAATGGGGCTGTAGAAGCAACTAATAAGAATGCGAAGAACATCCTAACCAAGATGGTAGTGACATACAAAGATTCGGCTGAAAAGCTTCCATTAGCCTTATGGGGTTATAAAACTTCTATCCGCGTGTTGACTAGGGCAACACCTTACTCTTTGGTTTATGGTAGTGAGGTGGTGCTTCCTATTGAGGTGGAGATACAATCTTTGAGGGTATTGGTGGAAACTAAGGTCCTAGAAGAAGATTGGGCTAAGGCAAGATATGAATAA